The Alicyclobacillus vulcanalis genome has a segment encoding these proteins:
- a CDS encoding TIGR03826 family flagellar region protein yields MDGTETGGIGVALANCRRCGRLFNKTGHDVCPSCIHEEENKITEIRDYLREHPLANIYEVSQGTRATYEEIVDLIRRGKLLLRQYPNMTYPCERCGAPTQSGRLCMNCAQELSSEIQMGERKYSANKPYKENHNRGFYSRE; encoded by the coding sequence ATGGATGGAACGGAAACCGGAGGGATAGGAGTGGCACTTGCCAACTGCCGCCGATGTGGGCGACTCTTCAATAAGACGGGCCACGATGTATGTCCGAGTTGTATCCATGAAGAGGAAAACAAAATCACCGAGATCCGCGACTACCTGAGGGAACACCCTCTAGCCAACATCTACGAAGTCTCACAAGGCACTCGTGCAACATATGAAGAGATCGTCGATCTCATCCGTAGGGGCAAGCTTTTGCTACGTCAATATCCGAACATGACGTACCCATGTGAAAGATGTGGTGCACCAACGCAATCTGGGCGGTTGTGTATGAATTGCGCACAAGAATTAAGCTCAGAGATTCAAATGGGCGAGAGAAAATATTCTGCGAACAAACCATATAAAGAGAACCATAACAGGGGGTTCTATAGTCGGGAATGA
- a CDS encoding methyl-accepting chemotaxis protein — protein sequence MAQHPFSRRQLHQQWQSVERAAREVERLITHYGGLTDQARHDIRAKLDELLGDLEYFFLIRRDGYAEVHTNRLREGVYFTDEVGLKCASVTETTAFDYPRNTGERIIDISTPVYVNGQSPYVLRSGRIFPTLSRRFKGPIPFFLAQLAGITCALVDPHVRAVSVGLFGVATVFALIEFVRFEMHYKSWIAFMREISHGRLGKRMHPKTRDEYGQLAFELNKLAIGFEDMLRKMVNASSQLMDSAQELESSAQQSTAALQSIAASMQTTSVSAEEQTQHMQDTMTEVHHVQKQIQELNDFIQAVASTATDAMQRAEEGNASSARWVERLQAIVDQATSLSQSIDSLDHIMSVMADALSTIQKITRDTHLLALNASIEAARAGEHGKGFAVVATEVRRLANLSSEHTKQIETQVAQIPNILEQVRNNMSQTATSIQEGMTAATETGSVLTNIHHAISDVAEDTAHLRSVIHDISQSGKHMIAILESTHALSNVVREQTESVSASTEEQYAITEEVARAASVVFQSTRDLRAIIERFEFQSP from the coding sequence ATGGCTCAACATCCATTCTCACGACGCCAACTACATCAGCAATGGCAGTCCGTTGAACGGGCCGCCCGAGAGGTCGAACGACTCATTACACACTATGGGGGACTGACGGACCAAGCCAGGCACGATATCCGAGCGAAACTAGATGAACTCTTAGGCGATCTGGAGTATTTTTTTCTTATTCGACGAGATGGATATGCTGAAGTGCATACGAATCGATTGCGAGAAGGTGTCTATTTTACGGACGAGGTTGGGTTGAAGTGTGCTTCCGTCACGGAGACCACCGCATTTGATTATCCTCGTAACACCGGAGAACGGATTATCGATATCTCTACACCGGTTTATGTTAACGGACAATCACCTTATGTACTTCGTTCTGGACGTATATTTCCAACTTTGAGTCGAAGATTCAAAGGGCCTATCCCTTTTTTCTTAGCGCAATTGGCCGGCATTACATGCGCTCTCGTTGACCCACATGTGCGTGCTGTATCTGTGGGGCTGTTTGGGGTTGCAACCGTCTTTGCGCTGATAGAGTTTGTTCGATTCGAAATGCATTATAAGAGCTGGATCGCGTTCATGCGTGAAATCAGTCATGGTCGTCTCGGCAAACGTATGCATCCCAAGACACGCGATGAGTATGGACAATTGGCGTTTGAACTGAATAAGCTGGCGATTGGATTCGAAGATATGCTTCGTAAGATGGTGAATGCCTCAAGTCAGTTGATGGATAGTGCTCAAGAACTCGAAAGCAGTGCGCAGCAAAGTACTGCCGCCTTGCAAAGCATTGCCGCTTCCATGCAGACCACCAGCGTCAGCGCTGAAGAACAAACGCAGCATATGCAGGACACGATGACCGAGGTGCACCATGTTCAGAAACAAATCCAAGAGCTCAACGACTTTATACAAGCTGTAGCGTCTACGGCAACAGATGCGATGCAGCGAGCGGAAGAAGGAAATGCTTCGTCTGCACGTTGGGTAGAACGTTTGCAAGCCATTGTGGACCAAGCCACGAGCCTTTCGCAATCCATTGACTCTCTCGATCACATTATGTCCGTGATGGCGGATGCTCTCTCGACGATTCAGAAGATCACGCGGGACACGCATCTTTTGGCGCTCAACGCATCCATTGAGGCCGCTCGAGCCGGTGAACATGGGAAAGGCTTCGCAGTCGTTGCAACGGAAGTGCGTAGGTTAGCCAATCTGTCCTCGGAACATACCAAGCAAATTGAGACGCAGGTTGCTCAAATACCCAACATTCTTGAGCAGGTACGCAATAACATGAGTCAAACAGCGACGTCTATCCAGGAGGGTATGACTGCCGCCACCGAAACAGGTAGTGTCCTGACAAATATCCATCACGCGATATCGGATGTTGCAGAGGATACAGCGCATCTTCGTTCAGTGATTCACGATATATCCCAAAGCGGGAAACATATGATCGCGATCTTAGAAAGCACTCATGCGCTCTCGAACGTCGTACGAGAACAAACCGAGTCAGTCAGTGCATCAACCGAAGAACAGTATGCGATTACGGAGGAAGTCGCACGAGCGGCATCGGTGGTATTCCAGTCAACGCGAGATTTACGTGCTATCATTGAGCGTTTTGAGTTTCAATCGCCATAA
- a CDS encoding chemotaxis protein CheW, which translates to MVESYVIMRVGEERYGAHVSQVQSVERLGEITPVPRTLSFIKGVIHLRGAVVPVIDLAERVGFTHRAQDADEMRVVIAEVEDRVVGMIVDSVEDVVQISPETIEPPPAVVGGLQAVYLRGVARVGNDLLVLLNLNRVFSAAESEQLKQIEQFITS; encoded by the coding sequence ATGGTGGAGTCCTATGTGATCATGCGGGTGGGTGAAGAACGCTATGGCGCGCATGTGTCGCAGGTGCAATCGGTGGAACGACTCGGGGAGATCACGCCTGTCCCGCGCACGTTGAGCTTCATTAAAGGCGTGATCCACTTACGCGGTGCGGTCGTGCCGGTGATCGACCTCGCAGAACGCGTGGGATTCACGCATCGAGCGCAGGACGCCGATGAAATGCGTGTTGTGATCGCAGAAGTCGAAGATAGAGTCGTTGGCATGATTGTTGATAGCGTGGAAGACGTCGTTCAGATTTCACCAGAGACCATTGAACCTCCACCGGCCGTGGTAGGTGGTTTACAAGCGGTGTATCTAAGGGGCGTAGCTCGTGTAGGAAATGACCTTTTGGTTCTGCTCAACTTGAATCGCGTCTTTTCTGCGGCCGAATCGGAACAGCTGAAACAGATCGAACAGTTCATCACGAGTTAG